Below is a window of Streptomyces sp. ITFR-16 DNA.
GAGGTGCCCCGCGGGCTTGGCGTCGATCTCGCAGACCATGCTCACCGGGCCCTGGGTGGACAGCTCGGACAGCTCGGCCGGCCCGGCCGGCTCCGAGTCCGGGCCGACCGGCTCGACGGCCTCCGCCCTCCAGTGCTCCGCGAGGTCGAAGACCACGGGCAGCTCGCACCCGGAGCCGGCCCCGCCGACGGCGCCGCCCTTCGCGGCCGTCTTCGCGCCGCTCCCCGCCTCGGCGCTCCCGGTCGCCCTCGCCGCCTCCGTGCCGTCCCCGCCGGACCCGGACGAGCAGCCGGCCAGCGCGAGCGCGGCCAGCAGCACGGGCACCGGCCCGCGCACCGTACGACGACCTGTCATGACGTTCCCCACCCCTGTGCCCCCGCCCCGATACCCCCGGCCCGCCCCCGGGCCTTGATCATTCCGGGCAAGGTACCCCACGGGGGTGACCGTGCTGAGGGCCGCGTCGTGGCGACTACGCTGAAGGTCAGAGTTTTCCTTCGAGCTGGAGCGTTCGTGGCCGTCAACCTCGTCAATGTCGAGCAGGTCAGCAAGGTCTACGGGACCCGTGCCCTGCTCGACGGTGTGTCCCTCGGTGTGTCGGAGGGCGACCGGATCGGTGTCGTCGGCCGCAACGGCGACGGCAAGACGACCCTCATCCGGATGCTCGCCAAGCTGGAGGACGCGGACACCGGCCGTGTCACCCACAACGGCGGACTGCGTCTCGGCGTCCTGACCCAGCACGACTCCCTCGACCCGAAGGCGACCATCCGCCACGAGGTCATCGGGGATCTCGCCGACCACGAGTGGGCGGGCAGCGCCAAGATCCGCGACGTGCTGACCGGCCTGTTCGGCGGCCTCGGGCTGCCCGGCTTCGAGCACGGCCTCGACACGGTCATCGCCCCCCTCTCCGGCGGTGAGCGCCGCCGGATCGCGCTGGCGAAGCTGCTCATCGCCGAGCAGGACCTGATCGTCCTCGACGAGCCGACCAACC
It encodes the following:
- a CDS encoding lipoprotein — protein: MTGRRTVRGPVPVLLAALALAGCSSGSGGDGTEAARATGSAEAGSGAKTAAKGGAVGGAGSGCELPVVFDLAEHWRAEAVEPVGPDSEPAGPAELSELSTQGPVSMVCEIDAKPAGHLGFLRVWQGGAGAGTPRRALEGFVKADENASKVTYTQAADGKPAVTEVSYTLHSKLMDESRPARAFAVATPRGPVVVHLGGLDAQEHRAMLPAYELAKRTVRLR